In Vidua macroura isolate BioBank_ID:100142 chromosome 7, ASM2450914v1, whole genome shotgun sequence, a single genomic region encodes these proteins:
- the AAMP gene encoding angio-associated migratory cell protein isoform X1, translating to MPGAAVSSLGNRRPAAPRGVCAENYISQSAPRKAGPASPAGGKGGIRARTRAVVGWGGRRLSGAGRAAEAAAAAAGWVGMEPGEDPGALDLHGDEEIIEVVELGPPGPDDLAEEMEDVDFEDEGAEEPDAEAWESEDDEGVEDGMEAQDDSEVTFSLHSDSVFCVSLDPKTNTLAVTGGEDDKAFVWRVSDGELLFECSGHKDSVTCAGFSHDSVFVATGDMSGLIKVWRVDAKEEVWSFEVGDLEWMEWHPQAHVLLAGTADGNTWMWKIPSGDCKTFQGPACPATCGRILPDGKRAVVGYEDGTMRIWDLKQGTSLHVLKGQDGHQDPLTCVASNQDGSLIMTGSVDCHAKLINSATGKVVCVFKMESVTPKAPISEGEEAESNSVESLGFCNVMPLAAVGYLDGTLAIYDLSTQSLRHKCQHESGIVQLLWEESSAVVYTCSLDGAVRLWDARSGKMISEYRGHSAEILDFAVNKDASIVVTTSGDHQAKVFCVQRPDR from the exons GTCGGCCGGCGGCGCCGCGCGGTGTGTGCGCGGAAAACTACATCTCCCAGAGTGCGCCGCGCAAGGCGGGGCCGGCCAGCCCTGCTGGCGGAAAGGGCGGGATCCGCGCGCGGACTCGGGCCGTGGTTGGCTGGGGCGGGCGGCGATtgagcggggcggggcgcgcggcggaagcggcggcggcggcggcggggtgGGTCGGCATGGAGCCCGGGGAGGACCCGGGAGCGCTGGACCTGCACGGCGACGAGGAGATCATCGAGGTGGTGGAGCTGGGCCCGCCCGGGCCGG ATGACCTGGCCGAGGAGATGGAGGACGTGGACTTTGAGGACGAGGGGGCAGAAGAGCCCGATGCCGAGGCTTGGGAGTCGGAGGATGACGAGGGGGTGGAGGACGGCATGGAGGCACAGGACGACAGTGAGGTCACGTTCTCGCTCCACTCGG ATTCTGTCTTCTGTGTGAGCCTTGACCCCAAGACCAACACGCTGGCAGTGACAGGCGGAGAGGATGACAAGGCCTTCGTGTGGCGTGTGAGTGATGGGGAGCTCCTGTTTGAGTGCTCAG GACACAAGGACTCGGTCACCTGTGCTGGCTTCAGTCACGACTCCGTGTTCGTGGCCACAGGTGACATGTCTGGGCTTATCAAAGTGTGGCGGGTGGACGCCAAGGAGGAAGTGTGGTCCTTTGAGGTGGGGGACTTGGAG TGGATGGAGTGGCACCCTCAAGCCCATGTTCTTCTGGCTGGTACAGCTGATGGCAACACCTGGATGTGGAAGATCCCCAGTGGGGACTGCAAGACCTTTCAAGGTCCAGCATGCCCAGCCACATGTGGCAGGATCTTGCCTGATG GGAAGCGAGCAGTGGTGGGGTATGAGGACGGGACCATGCGCATCTGGGACCTAAAGCAGGGAACCTCTCTGCATGTCCTGAAAG GCCAGGATGGCCATCAGGACCCCTTGACGTGTGTAGCCAGCAACCAGGATGGCAGTTTGATCATGACGGGCTCTGTGGACTGTCACGCCAAGCTGATCAACTCTGCCACGGGCAAG GTGGTGTGCGTGTTCAAGATGGAGAGCGTGACCCCCAAGGCACCCATCAGCGAGGGTGAGGAGGCAGAGTCCAACTCAGTGGAGTCGCTGGGCTTCTGTAATGT GATGCCACTGGCTGCTGTGGGCTATCTTGACGGCACACTGGCTATTTACGACCTCtccacacagagcctgaggcaTAAGTGCCAACACGAG TCAGGGATcgtgcagctgctctgggaggagAGCTCGGCCGTGGTGTACACCTGCAGCCTGGATGGGGCTGTGCGGCTCTGGGACGCCCGCTCGGGGAAGATGATCAGCGAGTACCGAGGGCACTCTGCTGAAATCCTCGACTTCGCTGTCAACAA gGATGCCTCCATTGTGGTGACCACCTCTGGCGACCACCAAGCCAAAGTGTTCTGCGTCCAGCGGCCCGACCGCTAG
- the AAMP gene encoding angio-associated migratory cell protein isoform X2, which produces MEDVDFEDEGAEEPDAEAWESEDDEGVEDGMEAQDDSEVTFSLHSDSVFCVSLDPKTNTLAVTGGEDDKAFVWRVSDGELLFECSGHKDSVTCAGFSHDSVFVATGDMSGLIKVWRVDAKEEVWSFEVGDLEWMEWHPQAHVLLAGTADGNTWMWKIPSGDCKTFQGPACPATCGRILPDGKRAVVGYEDGTMRIWDLKQGTSLHVLKGQDGHQDPLTCVASNQDGSLIMTGSVDCHAKLINSATGKVVCVFKMESVTPKAPISEGEEAESNSVESLGFCNVMPLAAVGYLDGTLAIYDLSTQSLRHKCQHESGIVQLLWEESSAVVYTCSLDGAVRLWDARSGKMISEYRGHSAEILDFAVNKDASIVVTTSGDHQAKVFCVQRPDR; this is translated from the exons ATGGAGGACGTGGACTTTGAGGACGAGGGGGCAGAAGAGCCCGATGCCGAGGCTTGGGAGTCGGAGGATGACGAGGGGGTGGAGGACGGCATGGAGGCACAGGACGACAGTGAGGTCACGTTCTCGCTCCACTCGG ATTCTGTCTTCTGTGTGAGCCTTGACCCCAAGACCAACACGCTGGCAGTGACAGGCGGAGAGGATGACAAGGCCTTCGTGTGGCGTGTGAGTGATGGGGAGCTCCTGTTTGAGTGCTCAG GACACAAGGACTCGGTCACCTGTGCTGGCTTCAGTCACGACTCCGTGTTCGTGGCCACAGGTGACATGTCTGGGCTTATCAAAGTGTGGCGGGTGGACGCCAAGGAGGAAGTGTGGTCCTTTGAGGTGGGGGACTTGGAG TGGATGGAGTGGCACCCTCAAGCCCATGTTCTTCTGGCTGGTACAGCTGATGGCAACACCTGGATGTGGAAGATCCCCAGTGGGGACTGCAAGACCTTTCAAGGTCCAGCATGCCCAGCCACATGTGGCAGGATCTTGCCTGATG GGAAGCGAGCAGTGGTGGGGTATGAGGACGGGACCATGCGCATCTGGGACCTAAAGCAGGGAACCTCTCTGCATGTCCTGAAAG GCCAGGATGGCCATCAGGACCCCTTGACGTGTGTAGCCAGCAACCAGGATGGCAGTTTGATCATGACGGGCTCTGTGGACTGTCACGCCAAGCTGATCAACTCTGCCACGGGCAAG GTGGTGTGCGTGTTCAAGATGGAGAGCGTGACCCCCAAGGCACCCATCAGCGAGGGTGAGGAGGCAGAGTCCAACTCAGTGGAGTCGCTGGGCTTCTGTAATGT GATGCCACTGGCTGCTGTGGGCTATCTTGACGGCACACTGGCTATTTACGACCTCtccacacagagcctgaggcaTAAGTGCCAACACGAG TCAGGGATcgtgcagctgctctgggaggagAGCTCGGCCGTGGTGTACACCTGCAGCCTGGATGGGGCTGTGCGGCTCTGGGACGCCCGCTCGGGGAAGATGATCAGCGAGTACCGAGGGCACTCTGCTGAAATCCTCGACTTCGCTGTCAACAA gGATGCCTCCATTGTGGTGACCACCTCTGGCGACCACCAAGCCAAAGTGTTCTGCGTCCAGCGGCCCGACCGCTAG